In the genome of Triticum urartu cultivar G1812 chromosome 5, Tu2.1, whole genome shotgun sequence, one region contains:
- the LOC125506992 gene encoding activating signal cointegrator 1-like yields the protein MHGGHSGGGGGGLRNPCLTMHQPWASLLVHGTKRVEGRSWPLPVIGRLWIHAASKVPDPNTVAAMEDFYREIYAIDGVHHIDFPQNYPVSCLLGCVEVVGCVRSEELVCREVVLQSVRQPHSSPVHGLDFYSLSCHATQNIG from the exons ATGCACGGAGGGCACTCGGGGGGAGGCGGTGGGGGGCTGCGGAACCCCTGCCTGACGATGCACCAGCCGTGGGCGTCGCTGCTAGTGCACGGCACCAAGCGCGTGGAGGGCCGCTCCTGGCCGTTGCCGGTCATCGGCCGCCTCTGGATCCACGCCGCCTCCAAGGTGCCCGACCCCAACACCGTCGCCGCCATGGAGGACTTCTACCGTGAGATCTACGCCATCGACGGGGTCCACCACATCGACTTCCCCCAGAACTACCCCGTCTCCTGCCTCCTCG GATGCGTCGAGGTGGTCGGCTGCGTCAGGTCCGAGGAGCTGGTCTGCCGGGAGGTTGTGCTTCAATCTGTAAGACAACCTCATTCCTCTCCTGTCCATGGCCTGGATTTCTACAGCTTGTCATGTCATGCCACTCAAAACATTGGTTAG